The Niastella koreensis GR20-10 genome includes a window with the following:
- a CDS encoding response regulator: MKTKIAIFDENQHARNCITELLQSDEAFDVAGVYDDARDCVEKVIKCQAEVVLIDIAMSGMNGIDIVRNLKKELPHILILIQTICEEDELIFDSIRAGASGYILKSYLSIHLIGALKEMQLGGAPLTPVIARKVLKMVEQSHGLIRRPATHDYKLTPKEKEVLVHIVDGLSYKMIAANMNISYETVRSHVKKIYEKLHVASLTEVVAKAINQQLV; this comes from the coding sequence ATGAAAACGAAAATCGCTATTTTCGACGAAAACCAGCATGCACGTAATTGTATAACTGAATTGTTACAGTCCGATGAGGCGTTTGATGTGGCAGGCGTTTATGACGATGCCCGGGATTGTGTGGAAAAGGTTATAAAATGCCAGGCGGAGGTGGTATTGATTGATATTGCGATGTCGGGCATGAACGGTATTGATATAGTACGCAATTTGAAAAAAGAATTGCCCCATATTCTGATCCTTATACAAACGATCTGTGAAGAAGATGAACTGATCTTCGATTCTATCCGCGCAGGCGCCTCAGGCTATATTTTAAAAAGTTATTTGAGCATTCATCTTATTGGCGCGTTGAAAGAAATGCAATTGGGCGGCGCCCCCTTAACACCGGTAATAGCAAGAAAAGTATTGAAGATGGTGGAACAATCGCATGGCCTCATTCGCCGGCCTGCTACTCATGACTACAAACTCACCCCTAAAGAAAAAGAAGTACTGGTTCATATTGTGGATGGACTTAGTTATAAAATGATCGCCGCCAATATGAACATCAGCTATGAAACAGTAAGAAGCCATGTAAAGAAGATCTATGAGAAGCTGCATGTGGCTTCGCTTACGGAAGTAGTGGCTAAAGCAATCAATCAGCAGCTTGTATAA
- a CDS encoding NUDIX hydrolase: MKMDDYKRFATEGYRVYVPNISIACTLLGFHDNKLKVLLLRWKGLDKWSLPGGFMKQDEDADEGAARILKERTGLDVYLQQYHTYTSLNRFTIDEPSQKKFKDTFGMEVLKGHWYDKRVIGIGYYGLAEYAKVTRIELDMITIDSRWWPVDDIPENMLFNHHEMIGGAMKALQRDVAHEPVCLKLLPSKFTMAELQCLYESILGYSLDRGNFRKKMMNAGILKDMGESTTRKAHKTPHLYSFDVRAYKKALQSGIIFKLQ, from the coding sequence ATGAAGATGGACGACTATAAACGTTTTGCTACAGAAGGTTACAGGGTCTACGTTCCCAATATATCTATCGCTTGTACACTGCTTGGCTTCCACGACAATAAGTTAAAAGTATTATTACTTCGTTGGAAGGGGCTCGACAAATGGTCCCTGCCCGGTGGGTTTATGAAGCAGGATGAAGATGCGGATGAGGGTGCTGCGCGCATTCTGAAAGAACGTACCGGTTTGGATGTTTACCTGCAGCAATACCATACATATACAAGCCTGAACAGGTTTACTATAGATGAACCAAGCCAGAAAAAATTTAAAGATACATTTGGCATGGAGGTGTTGAAGGGGCATTGGTACGATAAGCGGGTGATAGGCATCGGTTACTACGGCCTGGCGGAATACGCAAAAGTGACCAGGATAGAATTGGATATGATCACCATAGATAGCCGGTGGTGGCCGGTTGATGATATTCCGGAGAACATGCTCTTTAACCACCACGAAATGATTGGTGGCGCCATGAAAGCCTTACAAAGGGATGTTGCCCATGAACCCGTATGTTTAAAACTGCTCCCATCAAAATTTACCATGGCTGAGTTACAATGTTTGTATGAGAGTATTCTGGGTTATTCGCTCGACAGGGGCAACTTCCGGAAAAAGATGATGAATGCAGGCATCCTGAAAGATATGGGGGAGAGCACCACCCGTAAGGCGCATAAGACCCCGCATTTGTATTCGTTCGACGTACGCGCGTATAAAAAGGCCCTGCAAAGTGGAATAATTTTCAAGTTACAATAG
- a CDS encoding c-type cytochrome has product MSRKTLFTIIIGSVVAIAIVRCGDAPAAQNPVETKDSARAGKLNLVERGKYLVTTLGCNDCHSTKKLGPQGPVIDSANLLAGCLESNPLPTFETDAVKKGLVVMLPTMTAFMGPWGTTFAANLTPDSTGIGSWSLDQFKKALREGKYKGLEGSRPLLPPMPWQNYINMTDDDVEAVFTYLKSVKPVKNVVPGFRPMK; this is encoded by the coding sequence ATGTCAAGGAAAACACTTTTCACAATTATTATTGGTAGTGTAGTGGCTATTGCAATCGTAAGATGCGGAGACGCCCCTGCTGCTCAAAACCCTGTTGAGACAAAAGACAGCGCCCGGGCCGGTAAGCTTAACCTCGTTGAAAGAGGAAAATACCTGGTTACCACGCTTGGCTGTAACGATTGTCACTCAACAAAGAAATTGGGCCCGCAGGGACCTGTAATCGACTCTGCCAATCTACTGGCCGGATGCCTTGAATCAAACCCGTTACCAACCTTCGAGACAGATGCCGTTAAAAAAGGATTAGTGGTTATGTTACCCACCATGACAGCCTTTATGGGTCCCTGGGGAACCACTTTTGCAGCGAACCTTACCCCCGACTCTACCGGTATCGGCAGCTGGTCGCTCGACCAGTTTAAGAAAGCCCTTCGCGAAGGAAAGTATAAAGGCCTGGAAGGATCACGTCCTTTATTGCCACCTATGCCCTGGCAGAATTATATTAATATGACTGATGATGATGTTGAAGCCGTTTTCACCTATCTCAAATCTGTTAAGCCCGTAAAAAATGTAGTACCAGGTTTTCGTCCGATGAAATGA
- a CDS encoding outer membrane beta-barrel family protein — MKAAVDSAKTKQLKTVVVTGQKNFVERQLDKIVVNANALASTAGGNAIDVLNLAPGVLVDENGSVSLSGRENVIIYIDDKPARLTGTDLLNYLRSLSVSMIDQIELMPNPSSRYSADGTAIINIKLKKLKSHGFNGSATAGASQGRYFRWNNSLVFNYRNNKLNLFSNVGYSAYKGYFSSHRQRVYTYPDNSLSYTLQQNVHEVHHDQSFNYNLGIDYFVSSNTTVGVLYNGLSVPYYETGNYNNQFNGNSDKSDSFVNSISHYNTNTHRNSLNLNLQHFLPGHRGEINVNLDYLQYANQANQHLESDVHHPDDTLATQTALITGSPYTARIYGAKVNYTDTLFGSVQWEPGVQTIYSERNNTSNYFNQSGADIIPDLLLSNKFRYREHINAAYVNLQKNFHRFSVQAGVRMESTAGNALQYDMATKPDTSFSLHYTNLFPTLYLMYQLDSSGKNALGFSAGRRIERPGYSDLNPSSFYFDRNTTNTGNSLLQPAFSNNLELSYTHNRFIAGINYSRTKGMITRGFKQVGDAFISMPVNVDLYTTIGTSINWTFNITRWWTVNINQEFINRHYKGAIFNEGLYANTNLTTFYLKTYNQFKFNNGWSGDITTTYRGKLLLWQSTNRATGQVYGGVQKKLNEKATLSLSGSDLFHTSKTRRLTKIRYAEVYYYLETDTQRLTISFNYRFGKAVNRRERKTGIETEAGRVN; from the coding sequence ATGAAGGCAGCAGTTGATTCTGCCAAAACAAAACAGTTAAAAACAGTGGTGGTTACCGGTCAGAAAAACTTTGTTGAACGCCAACTGGATAAAATTGTAGTAAATGCCAATGCACTTGCCTCCACAGCAGGCGGTAATGCCATTGATGTGCTGAATCTTGCGCCGGGAGTGCTGGTTGATGAAAATGGAAGTGTTAGTTTAAGTGGCCGGGAAAACGTTATTATTTATATCGACGATAAACCTGCCCGGCTTACCGGTACTGACCTGCTAAATTATTTACGGTCGCTATCTGTTTCCATGATCGATCAAATTGAATTGATGCCCAATCCCTCCTCGCGGTATAGTGCAGATGGGACGGCTATTATAAATATAAAACTGAAGAAACTAAAATCGCATGGTTTCAATGGCAGCGCCACTGCGGGCGCCAGCCAGGGCCGGTATTTCAGGTGGAACAACAGCCTGGTGTTTAATTACAGGAATAATAAACTGAACCTCTTTTCAAACGTGGGATACAGTGCGTATAAAGGTTACTTTAGTTCGCACCGGCAAAGAGTATATACCTATCCTGATAATTCTTTGTCATATACCCTGCAGCAAAATGTACATGAGGTCCATCACGATCAAAGCTTCAATTATAACCTGGGCATCGATTATTTTGTAAGCAGCAACACCACCGTGGGTGTATTGTACAATGGCCTTTCAGTACCTTATTATGAAACAGGTAACTACAACAACCAATTTAACGGGAATTCAGATAAATCCGATTCGTTTGTAAATTCTATCAGTCACTACAATACCAACACCCATCGAAATTCGCTGAACCTGAACCTGCAACATTTTTTACCGGGCCATCGCGGAGAAATAAACGTTAATCTCGATTACCTGCAGTATGCCAACCAGGCCAATCAACACCTGGAAAGCGATGTGCATCACCCTGATGATACCCTGGCCACACAAACGGCATTGATAACCGGCAGCCCATACACCGCCCGCATCTACGGTGCAAAAGTAAATTATACCGATACCTTGTTTGGCAGCGTTCAATGGGAACCGGGGGTACAAACCATTTATTCAGAAAGGAATAATACCAGCAATTATTTCAACCAATCGGGTGCTGATATAATCCCGGACCTTCTGTTAAGCAACAAGTTCCGGTACCGGGAGCATATAAACGCAGCTTACGTTAACCTGCAAAAGAACTTCCACCGTTTTTCGGTGCAGGCAGGTGTACGGATGGAAAGCACCGCAGGGAATGCCCTGCAATACGACATGGCAACAAAACCCGACACATCGTTTTCTCTTCATTATACCAACCTCTTCCCTACCCTGTACCTGATGTATCAATTAGACAGCAGTGGCAAAAACGCCCTGGGCTTTTCGGCCGGCAGAAGAATTGAACGGCCCGGCTACAGTGACCTGAACCCTTCTTCTTTTTATTTCGACCGGAATACCACCAATACAGGCAACAGCTTGCTGCAACCAGCTTTCAGCAACAACCTGGAGTTATCATACACCCATAACAGGTTTATCGCCGGCATTAACTATAGCCGTACCAAAGGAATGATAACCCGGGGGTTTAAACAGGTGGGCGATGCTTTTATTTCCATGCCGGTGAATGTTGACCTGTACACAACCATTGGCACTAGCATAAACTGGACATTCAATATCACCCGCTGGTGGACGGTAAACATCAACCAGGAATTTATTAACCGGCACTACAAGGGCGCCATTTTCAATGAGGGATTGTATGCCAATACAAACCTGACCACCTTTTATCTAAAGACCTACAATCAGTTTAAATTCAACAATGGCTGGTCGGGTGATATCACCACCACCTACCGGGGTAAATTGTTGTTATGGCAATCTACAAACCGGGCAACAGGCCAGGTTTATGGCGGCGTACAAAAAAAGCTGAACGAAAAAGCAACCCTTTCCCTGTCGGGCAGTGATCTATTTCATACCTCAAAAACAAGAAGACTTACAAAGATCCGGTACGCCGAAGTTTATTATTACCTGGAAACCGATACGCAAAGACTCACTATCAGTTTCAACTATCGCTTTGGCAAAGCGGTTAACCGGCGTGAACGAAAAACGGGTATCGAAACTGAAGCCGGAAGGGTTAACTAA
- a CDS encoding FadR/GntR family transcriptional regulator: MMNNLIPRRSLADEVAAQLQQQITLGKYKTGEQLPIEPELMKTFGVGRSTIREAIKTLVNSGLLRVQQGLGTFVEGTEGIKEPLQQRLKRADFKDLDEVRQLIEMKIAEKAAANRTDEDLKEIRHWLALRKKAATDDKLVECVEADIRFHTAIAVASGNEVLADLYKSLTIQIKNWFLTVYSDATDFRKTQNMHEQLLKAIEANDNRKAWNIAAKIIGHTAQ, encoded by the coding sequence ATGATGAACAATTTAATTCCACGCCGGTCGCTCGCAGATGAAGTGGCTGCCCAATTACAACAACAGATAACCCTGGGGAAGTATAAAACCGGGGAACAGTTGCCTATTGAACCCGAATTGATGAAAACATTCGGGGTGGGGCGCTCTACCATTCGCGAGGCTATCAAAACCCTGGTGAACTCGGGATTGCTGCGTGTACAGCAGGGACTGGGCACTTTTGTGGAGGGAACGGAAGGCATCAAAGAGCCTTTGCAGCAACGGTTAAAGCGGGCAGATTTTAAAGACCTGGATGAAGTTCGGCAGTTAATAGAAATGAAGATCGCCGAAAAAGCCGCTGCCAACCGCACCGACGAAGACCTGAAGGAAATCCGCCACTGGCTGGCATTACGCAAAAAAGCAGCAACAGATGATAAGCTGGTTGAATGTGTTGAAGCCGACATCCGCTTTCATACCGCTATTGCAGTGGCTTCCGGCAACGAAGTGCTGGCCGACCTGTACAAGAGCTTAACAATACAGATAAAAAACTGGTTCCTGACCGTTTACAGCGATGCCACCGATTTCAGGAAAACTCAAAATATGCATGAACAATTGTTAAAGGCCATCGAGGCAAACGATAACCGGAAGGCCTGGAACATAGCTGCAAAAATTATAGGACATACTGCTCAATAA
- a CDS encoding MFS transporter translates to MMKTTNSPAVIDAKALAQTTVYSILFTISFSHLLNDMMQSVIPAIYPMLKDNYHLSFTQIGLITFTFQLTASLLQPFVGHFTDKTPRPYSLAIGMGFTLTGLISLALAHNFATILVSVSLIGMGSSVFHPESSRVAHLASGGKKGLAQSIFQLGGNAGSAIGPLLAALIVVPYGQFNIIWFGLVAILGIVVLIRVGGWYKDHLELRKKNKAVAPVVHSHLPRSRVITSLAILLVLIFSKYFYMASMSSYFTFYLIDKFHLTVQQSQIHLFIFLASVAAGTLLGGPLGDRFGRKYIIWISILGVAPFTLLLPYANLFWTGALSMVIGFILASAFSAILVYATELVPGKVGMIAGLFFGFAFGMGGLGSAVLGKLADATSVNYVFHVCAFLPLLGIITGLLPNIEHQKK, encoded by the coding sequence ATGATGAAAACAACCAATTCCCCGGCAGTTATTGATGCGAAGGCGCTGGCGCAAACAACCGTTTATTCCATTCTGTTTACGATCAGTTTTTCCCATTTGCTGAATGATATGATGCAGTCGGTTATCCCGGCTATTTACCCGATGCTAAAGGACAACTATCATTTGTCGTTTACCCAGATCGGGTTGATCACTTTTACTTTTCAATTAACGGCCTCCCTGCTGCAACCATTTGTGGGGCATTTTACCGATAAAACACCCCGGCCGTATTCGCTGGCCATTGGCATGGGCTTTACCTTAACAGGGCTTATTTCGCTGGCACTGGCGCACAATTTTGCCACCATACTGGTTAGTGTGAGCCTCATAGGTATGGGTTCCTCGGTGTTTCATCCTGAATCGTCGCGGGTGGCGCACCTGGCTTCGGGTGGTAAAAAAGGACTGGCGCAATCCATCTTTCAACTGGGTGGCAATGCCGGTTCAGCTATTGGTCCCCTGCTGGCCGCATTGATCGTAGTGCCTTACGGGCAATTCAATATCATCTGGTTTGGACTGGTGGCCATCTTAGGCATTGTAGTATTGATAAGAGTAGGCGGATGGTATAAAGACCATTTAGAGCTGAGAAAGAAAAACAAAGCTGTTGCACCGGTAGTGCATTCGCATTTGCCCAGGTCAAGAGTGATTACTTCACTGGCAATATTGCTGGTGCTTATTTTCTCAAAGTATTTTTACATGGCCAGCATGAGCAGCTATTTTACTTTTTACCTGATCGATAAATTCCACCTTACCGTACAGCAATCGCAGATCCACCTGTTCATTTTCCTGGCATCTGTAGCCGCAGGCACTTTGCTGGGCGGTCCGTTGGGCGATCGTTTTGGAAGAAAATATATTATCTGGATCTCAATCCTGGGTGTGGCGCCATTTACCTTGTTATTGCCTTATGCCAACCTGTTCTGGACCGGCGCGTTGTCGATGGTCATTGGCTTTATTCTCGCTTCGGCATTCTCGGCCATTTTAGTATATGCTACCGAACTGGTGCCCGGTAAAGTGGGCATGATCGCCGGGTTGTTCTTTGGTTTTGCCTTTGGTATGGGCGGACTTGGTTCAGCCGTATTGGGGAAACTGGCTGATGCAACCAGTGTGAACTATGTGTTCCATGTATGCGCCTTTTTACCATTGCTGGGTATAATTACCGGTTTGCTGCCCAATATTGAGCATCAGAAGAAGTAG
- a CDS encoding threonine aldolase family protein yields MAPVNRRNFLKNSGLATLPLLVTNPVLAMGTGHKQSPMAAQAIKFLGDGEMFEPADYLNILQQATIARDSYGAGGSVEALEKKFVEITGKEKAVFMPTGTMANQLAIAVLSGENSKVFVQDTSHVYRDEADAAQTVYQKRLMPLAKDEPFFTAQQLQAAVEAIPNEEVFKTGIGAVSIENPVRRSNGRMVPMEELRKISTYCRANNIKLHLDGARIYMAAAWSGVSVKEYASLFDTIYISLYKYFGAAGGAILCGEKAVIDKMPHLIKVHGGSMYGNWANAAMALHRLEGFETRMKNTVQKANELFEALNKIPGIAIKALPGGTNIYTFALSPKIEITKLRDALNTNYNIRIGRVNEKNEGFISVNETLLYQDNNYIINAFKKSMG; encoded by the coding sequence ATGGCCCCAGTAAACAGAAGAAACTTCCTGAAGAATTCCGGTCTGGCTACCCTGCCCTTATTGGTTACCAATCCTGTTTTGGCAATGGGTACCGGTCACAAACAATCGCCCATGGCTGCCCAGGCTATTAAATTCCTGGGCGACGGTGAAATGTTTGAGCCTGCAGATTACCTGAATATTTTGCAACAGGCCACCATTGCACGGGATTCCTATGGCGCCGGCGGATCGGTTGAGGCACTGGAAAAAAAGTTTGTTGAAATAACGGGTAAGGAAAAGGCAGTGTTTATGCCTACGGGCACCATGGCCAACCAGCTGGCCATTGCCGTATTAAGCGGTGAAAACAGTAAGGTGTTTGTACAGGATACCAGCCATGTTTACCGGGATGAAGCCGATGCGGCACAAACTGTTTATCAGAAAAGACTGATGCCCCTGGCAAAGGACGAACCTTTTTTTACCGCGCAACAACTACAGGCGGCGGTGGAAGCCATTCCCAATGAAGAAGTGTTTAAAACAGGCATTGGCGCGGTATCGATTGAAAACCCCGTACGCAGAAGCAATGGGCGCATGGTGCCTATGGAAGAATTAAGAAAGATCAGCACATACTGCCGTGCCAACAATATTAAACTGCACCTCGATGGCGCCCGGATCTATATGGCCGCTGCCTGGTCGGGCGTTTCGGTAAAAGAATATGCCTCCCTGTTTGATACCATTTATATTTCGTTGTACAAATACTTTGGTGCTGCTGGCGGCGCCATACTCTGTGGGGAGAAAGCTGTAATTGATAAAATGCCGCACCTGATAAAAGTGCATGGCGGCAGTATGTATGGCAACTGGGCCAATGCCGCCATGGCCCTTCACCGGCTGGAAGGTTTTGAAACCCGCATGAAGAATACCGTTCAAAAAGCCAATGAGCTGTTTGAAGCATTAAATAAAATTCCCGGCATCGCTATCAAGGCCCTGCCCGGTGGTACCAATATTTATACTTTTGCGTTATCGCCCAAAATAGAGATCACCAAATTAAGAGATGCGTTGAACACCAACTATAATATCCGCATTGGGCGGGTGAATGAAAAAAATGAGGGTTTCATTTCTGTAAATGAAACCCTTCTTTACCAGGATAACAACTATATCATTAATGCTTTTAAGAAGAGTATGGGGTAA
- a CDS encoding YihY/virulence factor BrkB family protein: protein MKRIKIIGQVLLQCFKNFMSDKILKLSASLAYTTVFSFGPLLVVIIFLCSIFLGQEAVQGRIYDQMKSFVGPDAALQLQTIIKNASLSGKGTTAAVIGIITLLFSATAVFAEIQDSINTIWGFKAKPQKGIWQFVRTRFLSFSIVISLGFLLLVSLAVTTIVEGLSDRLKSHFPDVTVVVFYILNLVISLLVIMVLFLLIFKVLPDAKTKFKDVLPGAIASSLLFMAGKFGISFYIGKSNIGTTYGAAGSLVILLLWVYYSAIILYLGAEYAMAWSAHKGSALQPNDYAVSLKKVEIETDKDNNTTVKETKKQPAVK, encoded by the coding sequence ATGAAGAGAATAAAGATCATAGGACAGGTACTGCTACAGTGCTTTAAAAATTTTATGAGTGACAAGATCCTCAAATTGAGCGCTTCGCTTGCCTATACCACCGTTTTTTCTTTTGGGCCTTTACTGGTGGTGATCATTTTTTTGTGCAGCATCTTTTTAGGTCAGGAAGCTGTACAGGGCAGGATTTATGACCAGATGAAATCGTTTGTTGGCCCGGATGCTGCGCTTCAACTCCAAACGATCATTAAGAACGCCTCCCTGAGCGGCAAGGGAACAACAGCGGCAGTAATAGGGATTATAACCTTGTTATTCAGTGCAACGGCCGTATTTGCCGAAATCCAGGATTCCATCAATACCATCTGGGGGTTTAAGGCAAAACCACAAAAAGGGATCTGGCAGTTTGTAAGAACCCGGTTCCTCTCCTTTTCCATTGTTATCAGTCTTGGCTTTTTATTACTGGTATCACTTGCCGTGACCACTATTGTGGAAGGGCTGAGTGACCGGCTGAAAAGCCACTTCCCGGATGTAACGGTTGTTGTATTCTATATTTTAAACTTAGTGATCTCATTATTAGTGATTATGGTTTTGTTCCTGCTGATCTTTAAAGTACTGCCCGACGCCAAAACAAAATTTAAAGATGTGCTGCCGGGCGCTATTGCCTCCAGCTTGTTGTTTATGGCAGGTAAATTCGGTATCTCCTTTTACATTGGCAAAAGCAATATCGGCACCACCTATGGGGCTGCAGGCTCGCTGGTGATCCTGCTTTTATGGGTATATTATTCTGCGATCATTTTATACCTGGGCGCCGAGTATGCCATGGCCTGGAGTGCGCATAAGGGTTCTGCCCTTCAACCTAATGATTATGCAGTATCGTTGAAGAAGGTTGAAATTGAAACTGACAAGGATAATAATACTACTGTTAAAGAAACTAAAAAACAGCCAGCCGTTAAATAA
- the katG gene encoding catalase/peroxidase HPI, with product MEKDSKDIGKCPFHNGSLKQNVGGGGTRNRDWWPNQLKLNILRQHSERSNPMGDDFDYAEAFKSLDLEAVKKDLHALMTDSQSWWPADFGHYGPLFIRMAWHSAGTYRVFDGRGGGGSGQQRFAPLNSWPDNVSLDKARRLLWPIKQKYGNKISWADLMILTGNIALESMGFKTFGFAGGRPDVWEPDEDVYWGAENTWLGGDVRYAHGSPGVVEGHGVLSADEPADGDEHSRNLEKPLAAVQMGLIYVNPEGPDGNPDPIAAAKDIRDTFGRMAMNDEETVALIAGGHSFGKTHGAAPATHVGKEPEAVDLEMQGLGWSNSYKSGKGADTITSGLEVIWTKTPTKWSNNFFENLFGFEWELTKSPAGAHQWVAKNADSIIPDAYDGAKKHLPTMLTTDLSLRFDPIYEKISRRFLENPDAFADAFARAWFKLTHRDMGPRARYLGADVPKEELLWQDPIPAVNHPLIDDKDVAALKEKVLASGLSVSELVSTAWASASTFRGTDKRGGANGARIRLAPQKFWVVNNPPQLQKVLSKLEAVQKEFNEAQSGGKKVSLADLIVLAGCAGIKKAAKDAGFDVTVPFTPGRMDATQEQTDVESVGYLEPHADGFRNYRKTRSHVLTEALLIDKAHLLTLTAPELTVLVGGMRVLDTNFDGSKNGVFTLHPGKLTNDFFVNLLDMNTAWKAAGEDRELYEGTDRTTGKVKWMATRADLVFGSNSELRAIAEVYGAADAKEKFVKDFVAAWNKVMNLDRFDL from the coding sequence ATGGAAAAAGACTCAAAAGACATCGGTAAATGCCCCTTTCATAATGGCAGTTTAAAGCAGAATGTTGGCGGTGGCGGCACCCGTAATCGCGATTGGTGGCCCAATCAGCTAAAATTGAACATCCTGCGTCAGCACTCAGAGAGATCAAATCCCATGGGCGATGACTTCGATTATGCGGAGGCATTTAAAAGTCTTGACCTGGAAGCCGTTAAAAAAGACCTGCATGCCCTGATGACAGATTCTCAAAGCTGGTGGCCGGCGGATTTTGGGCATTATGGTCCCCTGTTCATTCGCATGGCCTGGCACAGTGCAGGTACGTACCGGGTATTCGATGGCCGCGGTGGCGGCGGTTCTGGCCAGCAACGTTTTGCCCCGCTGAACAGCTGGCCCGACAACGTGAGTCTTGATAAAGCGCGCAGATTGCTGTGGCCCATTAAACAGAAATACGGCAACAAGATCTCCTGGGCCGACCTGATGATCCTTACCGGCAATATTGCCCTGGAATCGATGGGTTTTAAAACTTTTGGCTTTGCAGGCGGTCGTCCCGATGTATGGGAACCCGATGAGGACGTGTATTGGGGTGCTGAAAATACCTGGCTGGGTGGCGACGTTCGTTATGCGCATGGCTCGCCCGGTGTTGTGGAAGGCCATGGGGTATTATCGGCCGACGAACCTGCTGATGGCGATGAGCACAGCCGCAACCTGGAAAAACCACTGGCTGCCGTGCAAATGGGTTTGATCTATGTTAATCCGGAAGGTCCCGATGGAAACCCTGACCCGATTGCTGCCGCAAAAGATATTCGTGATACGTTTGGCCGTATGGCAATGAATGATGAGGAAACTGTTGCCCTTATTGCGGGCGGACACAGTTTTGGTAAAACCCATGGTGCGGCGCCTGCTACCCATGTTGGTAAAGAACCCGAAGCCGTTGACCTGGAAATGCAGGGACTTGGCTGGAGCAACAGTTATAAATCCGGTAAAGGCGCTGATACCATTACCAGCGGGTTGGAAGTTATCTGGACAAAAACGCCTACCAAATGGAGCAACAACTTTTTTGAGAACCTGTTTGGATTTGAATGGGAGTTAACAAAAAGCCCTGCGGGCGCACACCAGTGGGTGGCTAAAAATGCCGACAGCATTATCCCTGATGCATATGATGGTGCAAAGAAGCATTTGCCAACGATGCTTACTACCGATCTTTCGTTACGGTTCGACCCCATCTACGAAAAGATCTCCCGCCGCTTTCTGGAAAACCCCGACGCGTTTGCAGATGCTTTTGCACGCGCCTGGTTTAAATTAACGCACCGCGATATGGGGCCGCGTGCCCGTTACCTGGGTGCTGATGTTCCGAAGGAAGAATTGCTTTGGCAGGACCCGATCCCTGCAGTGAACCATCCCCTGATCGATGATAAGGATGTAGCGGCCCTGAAGGAAAAAGTACTGGCATCGGGATTAAGCGTGTCAGAACTGGTTTCAACTGCCTGGGCTTCGGCTTCTACATTCAGGGGTACCGATAAACGCGGTGGCGCCAATGGCGCACGGATTCGTTTGGCTCCGCAAAAGTTTTGGGTGGTGAACAATCCGCCGCAATTACAAAAAGTATTGAGCAAACTGGAAGCTGTTCAAAAAGAATTCAATGAAGCGCAAAGCGGTGGTAAGAAAGTTTCATTAGCCGACCTGATTGTACTGGCAGGTTGCGCCGGAATAAAAAAAGCGGCTAAAGATGCCGGTTTTGATGTAACCGTTCCGTTTACGCCTGGCCGCATGGATGCTACGCAGGAACAAACAGATGTGGAATCTGTAGGCTACCTGGAACCGCATGCCGATGGTTTCCGCAATTACCGTAAAACAAGATCGCATGTGTTAACCGAAGCCTTGCTGATAGATAAAGCGCACCTGCTTACGCTCACTGCACCTGAATTGACGGTATTGGTGGGTGGCATGCGCGTGCTGGATACTAATTTCGATGGCAGCAAAAACGGCGTATTCACGTTGCATCCCGGTAAACTCACCAACGATTTCTTTGTAAACCTGCTGGACATGAACACGGCCTGGAAGGCGGCTGGTGAAGACAGGGAACTGTATGAAGGTACCGACCGTACTACAGGCAAAGTAAAATGGATGGCTACCCGTGCCGACCTGGTGTTTGGTTCCAACTCAGAACTGAGAGCCATAGCCGAGGTGTATGGTGCAGCAGATGCAAAAGAGAAATTTGTAAAGGACTTTGTTGCAGCCTGGAACAAGGTAATGAACCTGGACAGGTTTGATTTATAA